The window CTGCATTTTGTTTGATTTTCCATGTGTTACAACATAAAATACGCCATCTTCATAATAAGCGTCCACACTACGGACAACAGGGCGGGGCATTCCGTTAGCGCCCGGCTCCCGTGCCATCGTCGCAAGGGAAATAATATTGTCTTTGCCGTTTCCAAACTTTTCTTCGATTAATTTTAATCCTTCTTCGTAATTGCTCATTTGCGTTTCCTCCAGCATTAACTATTTATTTTTCTCGTTTCTTAAAGGGAATCCACAATTCTACATAAGAGATGTCGGACGTACTTTTATAGTATATCTCAGGGAAAAATCCATCGGCAATTAGATTTTGTTTTTTAAGCCAAAACCGAGTGTATTTCATTGCCTTACCCAAATTAATTATCATCTGTTCGTGATTTTCCGATTCAAAGCCACAGACGGCATATTCTCGTATGGGCAGCTGCCAATATGTATATCCGGAGATTTTTTCGTCTTTTTTCACTTCTGCACCAACAAAATAACTGGAATAACCGTCTGGTGCATCGCCGTGATAAGAAACACCAATCCAGCGCCCCTCTGAGATATGCGAGATATTTGGAAGACCCCTGAAAAACCTGTTCCAAATCTCACCAACCGTGTCAACACCGGTTCTTTCGCCAAACATTTTACCGTATTTGAATGGATAATATCCGGTAACACCAAGAAAGTCAATTGGTTCTTCTAGAAATTTACGGTTCATTTCCAAAACCAATCCATCACTAATCAGCGGTACACCTTCATCAACCACAATATAACCAAGCAATAAATCGGGTTTGTCAAAATTCTGTAAACCAATCGGTTTATCTCGGTACTGTGAAGGGGTTATCCCATAGGTTTCTTTAAAAGCCCGCGTAAAAGTTACGTGACTGCCAAAACCATATTCCATTGCAATATCCATAATGCGGTTTTCTTTATCACGCAGCATCGTGAGAGACTTCGCCAATCGGCGTAATTTAATATATTCTCGAACTGATGTCTTTACCAACCGTGCGAATAATCTCTGATAATAAAACAGTGAAAGTACGGCAGTTTCTGCCAGTTCTTCGATTTGAATTTCTTCATTGAGATGTTCTTCGATGTAGTTCAGAGTTTTTTGTATGGCTTCCCATGCGTGCATATAGATTCCTCTTTCTAAAACAATATACCACAAACGAAAAACAAATGCTTAACCGTGTCTGCTCTTTTTTATCTAATGTATAAAGTATAAAATAATGTGCACCCGTTCATATCGAACTCTTATACGAGTTATAACCATAATTGTCTATTGCAAATATTATATCAAGATTTATGACTTTTTGAAATAACAAATAATTATTAGAGAACATCTAATTAGAAAATTCTTGACGGACTTTGTCAGCAGCAGGAAGATGGCCAAAGCAAGCCTTTAAATAAAAAACCGATAGGATTTGCATAAAAGTTTATGCTGTACTTTCAGTATCATAATAAGGCCATACCAGAACGCTGGTTTGAGTGAATCTGTGATAGATAACTCATTCAAGCAAGAAAAGTGAAGCCAGTATTCCTTTATCCGCCGTAGTTGATGCGCAGAAACTCATTGGCACCGGCTTTTATGTAGAAATAGAAAGTCTTTCCCTGAGAACGCTTCTTTGAAATAAAAGTGTAAACAGGATCATCGGTTGGTGAAGCTTTGATCTAAACCTCCATGACTTGAAGCAGCCAAGCGCGCCAAGAGAATTCAGTGTCAAATTTTGATATAAGGGATAAATATCGATTCCCTACGGGCCAGTGAAACACACCTTGAAATATATAAAAACCCCCTGCAGAACCTTCTGCTATAAG of the Lacrimispora indolis DSM 755 genome contains:
- a CDS encoding AraC family transcriptional regulator, which translates into the protein MHAWEAIQKTLNYIEEHLNEEIQIEELAETAVLSLFYYQRLFARLVKTSVREYIKLRRLAKSLTMLRDKENRIMDIAMEYGFGSHVTFTRAFKETYGITPSQYRDKPIGLQNFDKPDLLLGYIVVDEGVPLISDGLVLEMNRKFLEEPIDFLGVTGYYPFKYGKMFGERTGVDTVGEIWNRFFRGLPNISHISEGRWIGVSYHGDAPDGYSSYFVGAEVKKDEKISGYTYWQLPIREYAVCGFESENHEQMIINLGKAMKYTRFWLKKQNLIADGFFPEIYYKSTSDISYVELWIPFKKREK